One Oncorhynchus clarkii lewisi isolate Uvic-CL-2024 chromosome 32, UVic_Ocla_1.0, whole genome shotgun sequence DNA window includes the following coding sequences:
- the LOC139392270 gene encoding histone H3-like centromeric protein A yields MPRRDPDGSSASRRKGATPKHRPPAPTAPASTSPAARLSGPSAPAGVAPSRQKRRRFRPGTRALMEIRKYQKSTDLLLRKGPFARLVREVCQTYSRDFMRWQVYALLALQEAAEAFLVLLFSDAYLCTIHAKRVTLFPRDIQLARRIRGVDNL; encoded by the exons ATGCCTCGTCGCGATCCTGATGGCTCTTCTGCAAGCCGGCGCAAGGGTGCAACACCCAAGCATCGGCCTCCAGCCCCAACCGCGCCTGCTTCAACATCACCGGCAGCACGGCTGAGCGGACCATCAG CCCCTGCAGGTGTAGCTCCCTCCCGGCAAAAGAGGAGGAGGTTTCGCCCTGGCACCCGAGCTCTGATGGAAATTCGAAAGTACCAGAAGAGCACGGACTTGCTTTTGCGCAAGGGACCGTTTGCGCGCCTG GTTCGGGAGGTGTGCCAGACGTATAGCAGGGACTTCATGAGATGGCAGGTGTATGCTCTTCTGGCATTGCAGGAG GCTGCAGAGGCTTTCCTCGTTTTACTGTTTTCCGATGCCTACCTGTGTACCATCCACGCCAAGCGTGTAACGCTATTCCCCCGTGACATTCAGCTTGCCCGGCGAATTCGAGGAGTGGATAATCTCTGA